One Lachnospiraceae bacterium C1.1 genomic region harbors:
- a CDS encoding oligosaccharide flippase family protein, whose product MLNAIITLMKTPSIKKNIILSTCYQILTFLTPLLTAPYISRVIGGDGVGIYSYTASVQMYFSLIAALGTASYGLREISRARDDREKRTILFWQIETLSIIVSVACLIGWGIFVYFQSAYRLIYIILTLNILNTMLDISWFYDGLEQFSYTVTKNSIVKIAGVFLIFIFVRDKNDLAIYVFIMSITTLLGTMSMWLTLPGFISRVKIKKIDLGQHFHETLIYFIPTIATSVYTVLDKTLIGLITKDAYQNGYYEQATKIINMVKVLSFASLNSVLQARISYLFAEKKFDEIKGRISQSMNFILLMGTAACFGIIGVATRFVPLFFGPGYEPVIGLLSLLSPIVLIIGISNCLGSQYYTPGGYRALSAKFIIAGAVTNLIMNIVLIPKLAATGAVIGSLAAELIITILYMNNDNGYYRWGQLLRDGWKKIISGIIMMFVVYNIGKLIASPLLSLIAQVAAGAAVYIVCLILLRDEFLLSYGKEQITKVINKFNKNSR is encoded by the coding sequence ATGCTCAATGCTATAATAACTCTTATGAAAACGCCAAGTATTAAGAAAAATATTATATTAAGTACATGTTATCAGATTTTAACTTTCTTAACGCCGTTGCTGACGGCACCGTATATCTCCAGAGTCATAGGTGGAGATGGGGTTGGAATATACAGCTACACAGCATCTGTTCAGATGTATTTTTCGCTTATCGCTGCATTGGGAACCGCGTCGTATGGATTAAGGGAGATATCGCGTGCAAGGGATGATAGAGAAAAGAGAACCATTCTTTTCTGGCAGATAGAAACACTGTCGATCATAGTTTCAGTCGCCTGTCTGATCGGATGGGGAATCTTTGTTTATTTTCAGTCGGCATACAGACTTATATATATCATATTGACTCTGAATATCTTAAATACAATGTTGGATATTTCCTGGTTCTATGATGGCTTAGAGCAATTCAGTTATACCGTGACCAAGAATTCCATTGTAAAAATAGCCGGAGTTTTCCTGATTTTTATTTTCGTAAGGGATAAAAACGATCTCGCCATCTATGTCTTTATAATGTCGATAACGACTCTGCTGGGAACGATGTCGATGTGGCTGACCTTGCCAGGATTTATCAGCAGGGTAAAAATAAAAAAAATAGATTTGGGACAGCATTTCCATGAAACACTGATCTATTTCATCCCTACAATTGCAACATCTGTTTATACAGTACTGGATAAGACACTGATAGGTCTCATAACGAAAGATGCATATCAGAATGGATATTATGAGCAGGCGACTAAGATAATAAATATGGTAAAGGTGCTTAGCTTCGCATCCTTAAACAGCGTGCTTCAGGCGAGGATATCTTATCTGTTTGCTGAAAAGAAATTTGACGAGATCAAAGGACGTATTTCGCAGTCGATGAACTTCATATTGCTGATGGGGACTGCTGCATGCTTTGGAATCATTGGTGTGGCAACCCGTTTCGTACCACTCTTTTTTGGCCCGGGATATGAGCCGGTCATCGGTCTGCTGAGCTTATTGAGCCCAATAGTTCTAATAATAGGTATCAGCAACTGCCTCGGGAGTCAGTACTATACACCGGGAGGCTATAGGGCGCTCAGTGCAAAATTCATCATCGCCGGAGCAGTGACAAATCTTATTATGAATATCGTATTGATCCCCAAATTAGCTGCAACAGGAGCGGTCATAGGCTCACTGGCGGCAGAGCTTATAATAACCATTCTCTATATGAACAATGATAATGGATATTATAGATGGGGGCAGCTTTTAAGAGATGGATGGAAAAAAATAATATCCGGAATTATTATGATGTTCGTAGTTTATAATATTGGAAAGCTTATTGCTTCGCCGCTGCTCTCGCTTATTGCACAGGTTGCTGCAGGAGCTGCAGTTTATATAGTATGCCTTATTTTGCTGAGGGATGAATTCCTGCTTTCATATGGAAAAGAGCAGATTACAAAAGTTATAAATAAGTTTAATAAAAATAGTCGTTGA
- a CDS encoding LicD family protein — MVDLRLDIPEDFYKEEERSDYRVSADMKKVWAVELDMLAELMRVCRKYDITVFADSGTLLGAVRHKGFIPWDDDIDVSISRSDFEKLNEIAPKEFKKPYFYQTNETDPGSMRGHAQLRRSDTTAILEGEISSPKINQGIFLDIFPLDNIPDDEAEAEKFLAELNTLKQKDMRIRRIVNLKKHASGIKGLILDLLGYIFRFFRISEKTNKYYEEFEVLRKKYNSENTTRIGNLFRTPVPKRNIYKKEWFNEKDHMQFEMLDITVPGKYMDYLNTIYGDWKKYEVGTTAHQGVFFDADNSYKKYLS; from the coding sequence ATGGTTGACTTGAGACTGGATATTCCGGAGGACTTTTATAAAGAAGAGGAAAGATCTGATTATAGAGTATCTGCTGATATGAAAAAAGTCTGGGCAGTAGAGCTGGACATGCTTGCTGAACTCATGCGTGTGTGCCGGAAATATGATATTACGGTATTTGCAGATTCGGGAACTCTGCTCGGAGCAGTGAGGCATAAAGGCTTTATACCCTGGGATGATGATATAGATGTTTCTATCTCCCGCAGTGATTTTGAAAAGCTTAATGAAATAGCGCCTAAAGAATTTAAGAAACCATATTTCTATCAGACTAATGAGACTGATCCGGGCTCTATGAGAGGACATGCCCAGCTGCGCAGGTCAGATACTACTGCGATACTGGAAGGGGAGATCAGTTCACCTAAGATAAATCAGGGGATTTTTTTAGATATATTTCCCCTCGATAATATACCTGATGACGAGGCAGAGGCAGAAAAATTTTTAGCTGAATTAAATACCTTAAAACAAAAGGATATGCGAATAAGGCGCATTGTGAATCTGAAGAAACATGCTTCCGGAATAAAAGGATTAATACTTGACCTTTTAGGCTATATTTTTAGGTTTTTCAGAATCTCGGAAAAAACCAATAAATATTATGAAGAGTTTGAGGTTTTAAGGAAAAAATACAATTCTGAAAACACCACGAGGATCGGAAATCTTTTTCGCACTCCGGTACCTAAAAGGAACATATATAAGAAAGAATGGTTCAATGAGAAGGATCATATGCAATTTGAAATGTTGGATATAACTGTACCGGGGAAATATATGGACTATTTAAATACAATATACGGTGATTGGAAGAAATATGAAGTTGGAACTACTGCCCACCAGGGAGTGTTCTTTGATGCGGATAATTCTTATAAAAAATATTTAAGCTGA
- a CDS encoding AAA family ATPase, giving the protein MNMNFYVLRLKICGIKNIEKPVEFNFYKKTIADDFNPDKFKIKAIYGENGSGKTAIITSVKMLQNLLLEKNYLSDNDTQRYLVEMINKRTQKGYIECEYYVKLDSLKFIMNYRVDFKLKEDGRLYITHELLQQKKGSYSKNKYNTVYATKDGSLVEYADKDSFDYYKEKTLNLLDKQTFATSLLEIDIDKKHLDKSDSQTITTLLILFALFMYVSIDEADNHQNYVFREKIKELDEEKIKVVGADIIQQISRKVLKGNDNDRTIPKKVFGRYKKRVERLFEFIKIFKPDLQKIEIEKKDFDKYYRCNLRMVYEDYTLDKEFESRGIKKLMDLFTYLDAASSGAVVFIDELDACINDVYLDKLIEYFVYYGKGQLCFTSHNLSPMSVLKSNTNSINFISSINTVHTWTNSGNSSPENAYKNGFIEDSPFNVDASDFLGIFGDADE; this is encoded by the coding sequence ATGAATATGAACTTCTATGTATTAAGATTAAAAATATGCGGTATAAAAAATATAGAAAAGCCGGTTGAATTTAATTTTTACAAGAAAACTATTGCTGACGACTTTAACCCGGATAAGTTCAAGATCAAAGCAATATATGGAGAAAATGGTTCTGGAAAAACAGCAATTATCACTTCTGTAAAAATGTTACAAAATCTGTTATTAGAGAAGAACTACCTTTCTGATAATGATACGCAAAGATATCTGGTTGAAATGATAAATAAGCGTACACAAAAAGGTTACATTGAATGTGAATATTACGTAAAACTAGATAGTTTAAAATTTATAATGAATTATCGCGTAGATTTTAAACTAAAAGAAGATGGAAGACTTTACATCACACATGAACTTTTACAACAGAAGAAGGGCAGCTATTCAAAAAATAAGTACAATACTGTCTACGCTACTAAGGATGGCTCACTTGTGGAATATGCTGATAAAGATTCCTTTGATTATTACAAAGAAAAAACATTAAATCTTCTTGATAAGCAGACATTTGCTACAAGTTTATTAGAAATTGATATAGATAAAAAGCATTTAGACAAAAGTGATTCACAAACAATTACTACTCTGCTAATTCTTTTTGCTCTATTTATGTATGTATCAATAGACGAAGCCGATAATCATCAAAACTATGTGTTCAGAGAAAAAATTAAAGAACTTGATGAAGAAAAAATAAAAGTAGTTGGTGCAGATATAATTCAACAAATTAGTCGCAAAGTTTTAAAAGGAAATGATAATGATCGAACTATACCCAAGAAAGTATTTGGCCGTTATAAAAAAAGAGTAGAAAGACTTTTTGAATTTATCAAGATTTTCAAACCAGATTTGCAAAAAATTGAGATTGAAAAAAAAGATTTTGATAAATACTATAGATGTAATTTGAGAATGGTTTATGAAGATTATACTTTAGACAAAGAATTTGAAAGCCGCGGAATAAAGAAATTGATGGATTTATTCACCTACTTAGACGCTGCTAGCTCAGGAGCAGTTGTCTTTATTGATGAACTGGATGCATGTATTAATGATGTTTATTTAGATAAACTAATAGAATACTTTGTTTATTACGGCAAAGGACAACTTTGTTTTACATCGCATAATCTTTCGCCAATGTCAGTTTTAAAAAGCAACACTAACTCTATTAATTTTATTTCAAGTATAAACACCGTACATACATGGACAAATAGCGGGAATTCTTCTCCTGAAAATGCCTACAAAAATGGCTTTATTGAAGATTCTCCATTCAATGTTGATGCTTCCGATTTTCTTGGGATTTTTGGTGACGCAGATGAGTAA
- a CDS encoding MBOAT family O-acyltransferase, translated as MTFTSMYFFVFILLIILVYFFVPIRHRWCVLLFANCIFYIINSKWLFFVFLSEIFFVYTVARIISTLNEKSEVYISKNRNNLSNEDIKNKRIIDKIKRKNIMFFGVMIVIFVLIFLKYYNFFVHNINLITSKRGYIFPSLNLILPLGISFYSLQAVAYLIDVYHGKCEADKNFLKFMLFMSFFPQIIQGPISRHKQLAKQLCEGHEFDYQRFCFGLQLILWGCFKKLVIADRLAIPVSIVFEQSYNYNGFMIFLALVEYGIQIYADFSGGIDIARGFSQIIGINLEINFKQPYFSTSIENFWRRWHITLGAFMRDYVFYPLSLSKLFNKLGKMSRKILGIEFGKKIAPFLSMFVVYFLVGLWHGSEWKYIAYGLCNGFFIATSILLESRYRILIKKCRINDKSRSWKLFQILRTFFIITIIRVFPRSDRFLDAITLLKRLTKRFYDFSPILTGHLKEMGLNNANWIVLVIAIGVMLYCDYLHENGVNIREKIASKRLVVRWIIYYSAIISVVVFGMYGPDYDASVFIYQQF; from the coding sequence ATGACTTTTACATCTATGTATTTTTTTGTATTTATATTATTAATAATTTTAGTATACTTTTTTGTTCCAATTAGACACAGGTGGTGCGTGCTTCTATTTGCAAATTGTATATTTTATATTATTAATAGTAAATGGTTATTTTTTGTTTTTTTGTCTGAAATATTTTTTGTATATACTGTGGCTCGTATTATCTCAACTTTGAATGAAAAATCTGAAGTATATATCAGTAAAAATAGGAATAATTTAAGCAATGAAGATATTAAGAACAAAAGAATCATTGATAAGATAAAGAGAAAAAATATTATGTTTTTTGGTGTTATGATAGTTATTTTTGTTCTTATATTTCTAAAATATTATAATTTTTTTGTACACAATATTAATTTGATTACATCTAAGAGAGGATATATATTTCCTAGTCTTAACTTAATACTTCCATTAGGTATCTCTTTCTATAGTTTACAGGCAGTAGCGTATCTCATTGATGTATATCATGGAAAATGTGAGGCAGATAAGAATTTTTTAAAATTTATGTTATTTATGTCTTTTTTTCCGCAGATTATCCAGGGACCAATATCCAGGCATAAACAATTAGCGAAACAGCTCTGTGAAGGGCATGAGTTTGATTATCAGAGATTTTGTTTTGGATTACAGCTTATCTTATGGGGATGTTTTAAGAAGTTGGTCATAGCTGATAGACTGGCTATACCTGTTTCGATTGTATTTGAACAATCTTATAATTATAATGGATTTATGATATTTCTTGCATTAGTTGAATATGGTATTCAGATTTATGCGGATTTCTCAGGTGGGATAGATATAGCTAGAGGTTTTTCTCAAATAATTGGAATAAATCTTGAAATTAATTTTAAGCAACCCTATTTTTCAACATCAATAGAAAATTTTTGGAGACGGTGGCATATAACATTAGGTGCATTTATGAGGGATTATGTTTTCTATCCTTTATCTTTGTCTAAGTTGTTTAATAAGCTAGGAAAGATGTCTAGAAAAATTTTAGGAATTGAATTTGGAAAAAAGATAGCTCCATTTTTATCGATGTTTGTTGTGTATTTTTTAGTGGGATTATGGCATGGATCTGAGTGGAAATATATAGCGTATGGTCTTTGCAATGGATTTTTTATAGCAACAAGTATTTTACTGGAGTCACGATATAGGATATTAATAAAAAAATGCAGAATAAATGATAAAAGTAGAAGTTGGAAATTGTTTCAGATATTACGAACTTTTTTTATAATAACGATTATTCGTGTATTTCCAAGATCGGATAGATTTCTAGATGCAATAACACTTTTAAAACGTTTAACAAAAAGATTTTATGATTTTTCTCCTATACTTACTGGACATTTAAAAGAGATGGGGCTGAATAATGCAAATTGGATTGTGCTTGTTATTGCGATAGGAGTTATGTTATATTGTGATTATTTACATGAAAATGGGGTCAATATTAGAGAAAAAATAGCTTCGAAGAGGTTAGTTGTTAGATGGATCATTTATTACTCAGCTATAATAAGTGTAGTGGTATTTGGAATGTATGGACCAGACTATGATGCAAGTGTATTTATATATCAGCAATTTTGA
- the neuB gene encoding N-acetylneuraminate synthase codes for MNNRCLVIAEAGVNHNGRLDLAIELCDAAKKCGADVVKFQTWKTENLITRSVAQADYQTKNTGKAESQFDMLKKLELSYEDFRKIKAHCDEIGIIFASTADEIESLDFLIDLGIPFIKVGSGDIGNVSFLRYMGSKGLPVILSTGMSTLADVDISINALKEGGATDISILHCTTNYPCPYEDVNLRAMITLRDAFHLPVGYSDHTIGRDIAVSAVALGASIIEKHFTLDCSMEGPDHAASTDPEGFADLIRGIRVVEKCMGNGIKTPSKAEKEISQVVTKRVVARKNIKHGEIFSESNICIKRNDIGEKACYWDRVLGKIATKEYIEDQGIEI; via the coding sequence ATGAATAACCGCTGTTTGGTAATAGCTGAAGCAGGTGTTAATCACAATGGAAGATTGGATTTAGCAATAGAACTTTGTGATGCTGCAAAGAAATGCGGTGCAGATGTTGTTAAGTTTCAAACCTGGAAAACAGAAAATTTAATCACAAGAAGTGTTGCTCAAGCTGATTATCAGACTAAAAATACAGGTAAAGCAGAATCACAGTTTGATATGTTGAAGAAACTGGAGCTCTCTTACGAAGATTTTAGAAAAATAAAAGCTCATTGCGATGAAATCGGAATAATATTTGCATCAACAGCGGATGAGATAGAGAGCTTAGATTTTTTAATAGATTTAGGAATTCCGTTTATTAAAGTTGGATCCGGCGATATTGGTAACGTATCCTTCTTAAGATATATGGGTTCAAAAGGACTACCAGTTATATTAAGCACAGGGATGAGTACATTGGCGGATGTTGATATATCAATTAATGCGCTTAAAGAAGGCGGAGCTACGGACATTTCTATTTTACATTGTACTACTAATTATCCTTGCCCTTATGAAGATGTCAATCTTAGAGCAATGATTACTCTTAGGGATGCGTTTCATCTTCCTGTTGGTTATTCTGATCATACAATCGGAAGAGATATTGCAGTATCAGCTGTTGCATTAGGGGCAAGTATAATTGAAAAGCACTTTACTTTGGATTGTAGTATGGAAGGACCAGATCATGCGGCAAGTACTGATCCAGAAGGGTTCGCAGATTTGATACGGGGTATTCGTGTTGTAGAAAAATGTATGGGAAATGGCATTAAGACACCTTCAAAAGCAGAAAAAGAGATTTCTCAAGTTGTAACAAAAAGAGTTGTGGCCAGAAAAAATATAAAGCATGGAGAAATTTTTAGCGAATCTAATATTTGTATAAAAAGAAATGATATTGGCGAGAAGGCTTGTTATTGGGACCGAGTTTTAGGAAAGATAGCTACTAAGGAATATATAGAAGATCAGGGTATAGAAATATAA
- a CDS encoding Rpn family recombination-promoting nuclease/putative transposase, whose amino-acid sequence MAEKDIIEKTLEDYNDVFADIVNVLLFNGERRMQEDELQNIKARSMFKADGKLHEQERDVVKRWIRENVRLAFIGMENQTNIDEMMPIRVMSYDGIMYKSQLAEIEKCRRREKKPPVPVPVITLVIYFGAGQWEKTSLREIMDIPDYLDDYVSDYRINFFDIKKLTREQVDMFKSDFYILADYFYKVYHEKEYKPDERTIEHVDEVFKMMTVFTGDDRYEQAVMEIPDDSRRELRMCEVLDKIEARGIKIGETRGVEMGEQKLSRLIGCLRASDRNDDIDRVIADKDYREKLYEEFGI is encoded by the coding sequence ATGGCAGAAAAGGATATTATCGAAAAAACACTGGAAGATTATAACGATGTTTTTGCCGATATCGTGAATGTGCTTTTATTTAATGGAGAACGCCGTATGCAGGAGGACGAACTTCAGAATATAAAGGCACGTTCAATGTTCAAGGCTGATGGAAAGCTGCATGAACAGGAGCGTGATGTCGTTAAGAGATGGATACGCGAAAATGTCAGGCTGGCCTTTATAGGAATGGAAAATCAGACGAATATTGACGAGATGATGCCAATTCGGGTGATGTCATATGACGGTATAATGTATAAGTCACAGTTGGCGGAAATAGAAAAATGCAGGCGGAGAGAGAAAAAACCGCCAGTGCCTGTTCCGGTGATCACGCTTGTGATATATTTTGGGGCTGGACAATGGGAAAAAACAAGTTTAAGGGAAATAATGGATATTCCTGATTATCTGGATGACTACGTAAGTGATTACAGGATAAATTTTTTTGACATAAAGAAGCTTACCCGGGAACAGGTTGATATGTTCAAGAGTGATTTTTACATACTAGCTGATTATTTTTATAAAGTCTACCATGAAAAGGAATATAAACCGGACGAACGGACAATAGAGCATGTTGACGAGGTATTCAAGATGATGACTGTATTTACAGGAGACGACAGATATGAACAAGCAGTAATGGAAATACCTGATGACTCAAGGAGGGAACTGCGTATGTGTGAAGTACTGGATAAAATTGAAGCACGTGGTATAAAGATAGGCGAAACACGCGGAGTTGAAATGGGTGAACAGAAGCTGTCAAGGCTGATAGGATGTCTCCGAGCGTCAGATCGTAATGATGATATTGACAGGGTCATTGCGGATAAGGATTACCGGGAAAAGCTTTATGAAGAGTTTGGTATCTGA
- the glmS gene encoding glutamine--fructose-6-phosphate transaminase (isomerizing) codes for MCGIVGYVGKHKAAPILLDGLSKLEYRGYDSAGLAVRDEDRPAVVVKSVGKLINLINKTDNGNSLNGNCGIGHTRWATHGAPSQTNAHPHVSGKCSGNATDTVDSEVVGVHNGIIENFQELKEKLIRHGYEFYSQTDTEVLIKLVDYYYKKYQGGPIDAIAKTIVRVRGSYALEVMFADHPGEIYVARKDSPMIIGVNEGESFVASDVPAILKHTKNVYYIGNLEMAKITEGNVVFYNLDGDVIEKEITKITFSAEAAEKGGFEHFMMKEIHEQPKVIEDTLNKYIKNGEIDLTEVGLSDEDIKKFSQIYIVACGSAWHVGMEAQYVFEEFTELQVRCELASEFRYRKTKYDRNALVIVISQSGETADSLAALRMAKEKGMKTLAIVNVIGSSIAREADYVMYTLAGPEISVATTKAYSCQLVCGFMLAVKFGEVREIMDCFEPMDYYINELRSIPGKMKRILEDKERIQWFAAKYANAKSIFFIGRGIDYAVSLEGSLKMKEISYIHSEAYAAGELKHGTISLIEDGTLVIGVLTQSDLYEKTISNMVECKSRGAYLMGLTEYGKYDVEDQCNFAVYVPKLDEHFIGSLAIIPLQLLGYYTSVAKGLDVDKPRNLAKSVTVE; via the coding sequence ATGTGTGGAATAGTAGGTTACGTTGGTAAACATAAGGCAGCTCCAATTTTATTGGATGGGCTTTCTAAGCTTGAATATCGTGGATATGATTCAGCCGGACTGGCTGTTCGTGATGAAGATCGTCCGGCTGTTGTTGTAAAGTCAGTTGGAAAGCTTATTAACCTTATAAATAAAACAGATAATGGCAATTCGCTTAACGGCAACTGCGGAATTGGTCATACGCGTTGGGCTACACATGGAGCTCCGAGTCAGACTAATGCACATCCTCATGTTTCTGGAAAATGCAGCGGAAATGCTACGGATACTGTTGATTCTGAGGTTGTTGGTGTTCACAATGGTATCATTGAGAATTTCCAGGAATTAAAGGAAAAGCTCATTCGTCATGGATATGAGTTTTATTCGCAGACTGATACGGAAGTGCTTATTAAGCTGGTTGATTATTATTACAAGAAATATCAGGGCGGACCGATCGATGCTATTGCTAAGACTATAGTACGTGTACGTGGTTCTTATGCTCTTGAAGTAATGTTTGCAGATCATCCGGGTGAGATTTATGTTGCAAGAAAGGATTCACCAATGATCATCGGTGTCAATGAAGGCGAGTCTTTTGTTGCATCCGATGTTCCGGCGATTCTCAAGCATACAAAGAATGTTTATTATATCGGAAACCTTGAGATGGCAAAGATCACTGAGGGAAATGTAGTATTTTACAATCTTGATGGTGATGTCATTGAGAAGGAGATCACGAAGATTACTTTCTCGGCTGAGGCAGCTGAAAAGGGTGGCTTTGAGCATTTCATGATGAAGGAGATTCATGAGCAGCCCAAGGTTATAGAAGATACATTAAATAAATATATCAAAAATGGTGAGATCGACTTAACTGAAGTGGGTCTTTCTGATGAGGATATTAAGAAATTTTCACAGATATATATTGTTGCCTGCGGTTCAGCCTGGCATGTTGGTATGGAGGCTCAGTATGTATTTGAGGAATTCACGGAACTGCAGGTGAGATGTGAGCTTGCTTCCGAGTTCCGATATAGAAAAACAAAATATGACAGGAATGCGCTTGTTATTGTAATTTCGCAGTCTGGAGAAACAGCAGATTCGCTTGCAGCTCTCAGAATGGCTAAGGAAAAGGGCATGAAGACTCTAGCAATCGTAAATGTTATCGGAAGTTCTATTGCAAGAGAAGCAGATTATGTAATGTACACTCTTGCAGGGCCTGAAATTTCCGTTGCTACCACGAAGGCATACAGCTGCCAGCTTGTTTGTGGATTTATGCTGGCAGTTAAATTTGGTGAAGTACGTGAGATAATGGATTGCTTTGAACCAATGGATTATTACATAAATGAGCTTCGTTCTATTCCCGGAAAGATGAAGAGAATCCTGGAGGATAAGGAGCGCATCCAGTGGTTTGCAGCTAAGTATGCAAATGCAAAGAGCATTTTCTTTATCGGACGTGGAATTGATTATGCTGTAAGTCTTGAGGGATCGCTTAAGATGAAGGAAATAAGCTACATTCATTCTGAGGCATACGCGGCAGGTGAGCTTAAGCATGGAACGATATCTCTTATCGAGGATGGAACGCTCGTTATCGGGGTCCTGACACAGAGTGATCTTTATGAGAAGACTATTTCGAATATGGTTGAGTGCAAGAGCCGTGGTGCATACCTTATGGGACTTACAGAGTACGGTAAGTATGACGTAGAAGATCAGTGTAATTTTGCAGTATATGTACCGAAGCTGGATGAGCATTTTATAGGAAGTCTCGCTATTATACCGTTACAGCTTTTGGGATATTATACAAGTGTTGCTAAGGGACTTGATGTTGATAAGCCGAGGAATCTGGCTAAGAGTGTTACGGTGGAGTAA